A single Filimonas effusa DNA region contains:
- a CDS encoding oxygenase MpaB family protein: protein MNQPFVSHDSIVRKIWGNEDTVLLIFAGAAAEFALNKAVDWLYFTGRLPSDPLGRLFSTVQYAQQIVFADTLQAHAAIDRIAAIHNDVEAARNSRIPDVAYLEVLYMLIDYSIRSYELIERPLTKQEHAAVFDVFHRVGQRMQLASLPPDLASWQQHRQYLLENNLLKSDFTNDLYAQYKKHLGHSRFKLLLHAQQILTPSQVRLLLPLPRFTLLRLALPFYKFARFIKADQLIKQILLPQAYKMQIRALRKR from the coding sequence ATGAACCAGCCATTCGTTTCACACGATTCCATCGTGCGTAAGATCTGGGGTAATGAAGACACAGTGCTCCTGATCTTCGCCGGCGCAGCCGCAGAATTTGCATTAAACAAAGCGGTCGACTGGCTGTATTTCACAGGCCGCTTACCATCCGATCCCCTTGGGCGACTCTTTTCCACTGTACAATATGCCCAGCAAATCGTATTTGCGGATACCCTACAAGCGCATGCAGCCATCGATCGTATCGCAGCTATCCATAACGATGTAGAAGCTGCAAGGAATAGCCGTATCCCAGATGTCGCCTACCTGGAGGTATTGTATATGCTCATAGATTACAGCATACGCTCTTATGAACTGATAGAACGGCCACTTACAAAACAGGAGCATGCAGCTGTTTTCGATGTGTTCCACAGGGTAGGACAACGTATGCAGCTGGCATCCCTGCCTCCGGATCTTGCCAGCTGGCAACAGCACCGCCAATACCTGTTGGAAAACAACCTGCTGAAAAGTGATTTTACCAACGACCTCTATGCACAATACAAAAAACACCTGGGCCATTCCAGGTTTAAACTCCTTTTGCACGCGCAACAGATTTTAACGCCCAGCCAGGTGCGCCTCCTGCTGCCACTTCCTCGTTTTACTTTGCTTCGCCTAGCCTTACCATTTTATAAATTTGCCCGTTTCATCAAAGCAGACCAACTAATCAAACAAATCCTGCTTCCCCAAGCCTACAAAATGCAGATACGCGCATTACGCAAAAGGTAA
- a CDS encoding histidine kinase, with product MMLLKERFNKPIARYSSFIREAMYERFEGDEHVFLYWQNDLFVQIIIWVLPVSFIALVPSMYFEVRDGYWPVALLDVLSLILIYGIALQRSINLYLRKVLVAVIIVVFCISLIVFMNALGLAGLYLFSLSVFMALLFTGRMAFAGLVVNVIACVLFSLFFYCRPELAAGYRFSLYTWGIYVSNYLFLNLVVVVLIRRLLGSIAQTMEKEWLLNRQLQEETAMKKQQGDKLREIAYLQSHVIRAPLVNIMGLAYLIRHSPGSQVEEEILDNLDESVLRLDEVIKNIVDHTT from the coding sequence ATGATGCTACTAAAAGAACGCTTTAATAAACCGATCGCCCGCTACAGCTCTTTTATCCGCGAGGCGATGTATGAACGGTTCGAAGGTGATGAGCACGTATTTCTTTATTGGCAGAACGATTTGTTTGTCCAGATTATCATTTGGGTGCTTCCGGTATCTTTTATTGCCCTGGTACCGAGCATGTATTTTGAGGTCAGGGATGGCTATTGGCCTGTTGCTTTGTTGGATGTACTATCATTGATATTAATATATGGTATAGCGCTTCAGCGCAGCATTAACCTGTATTTGCGCAAGGTACTGGTTGCCGTTATAATAGTCGTTTTTTGCATATCCCTGATTGTATTTATGAATGCGCTCGGACTGGCAGGACTCTATCTTTTTAGTCTTAGTGTATTTATGGCACTTTTATTTACAGGAAGGATGGCGTTTGCCGGGCTGGTAGTGAATGTAATTGCCTGTGTGCTCTTTTCTTTATTCTTTTATTGCAGGCCTGAATTGGCTGCCGGTTACCGGTTTTCACTTTATACCTGGGGTATCTATGTGTCCAACTACTTATTTCTTAACCTGGTAGTTGTGGTGCTCATACGACGTTTATTGGGAAGTATAGCACAGACAATGGAAAAAGAATGGTTGCTTAACAGGCAGCTCCAGGAGGAAACGGCAATGAAAAAACAACAAGGTGATAAGTTGCGGGAAATAGCCTACCTGCAATCGCATGTGATACGAGCGCCATTGGTAAATATTATGGGACTGGCTTACTTGATAAGACATAGCCCCGGATCTCAGGTGGAGGAAGAAATACTGGATAACCTCGATGAATCGGTTCTCAGGCTCGACGAGGTGATTAAGAATATTGTAGATCATACAACATAA
- a CDS encoding ABC transporter permease — protein sequence MTMWNTALRFMTYDKAKLIGILCGIVISIFLIGAQLGILNNILDMSLGIVKGNKEYIYAVDKKSTSSTSLLNVDKRVGNELQSIPGVDKVYPVIVAGGTTKSKSGGSAMAQIIGVQYPEMAGAPAFYTPETVLSNLQNEGAVIIDAGDVENMEGIKTGEHFSINDKRVFVSGMSVNNAGLGQYNIITTVERARLLSGFSNNSVSAFLIKSTFTDSTRIRAVVNEINKAIPSVKAYTGQEFSDVSIEYVKTASGIVANFYLMIGFSLLTGIIIVGLTMFSSVNDHIRDYGTIKAIGGSNFLIAKLIIRQAMIYAAMGFLTSLGLLYGLQAAMAAVNQVIVYSPSLLVGLFLVTLAISLIGNIFSMRKIFKLEPVQIFRM from the coding sequence ATGACTATGTGGAATACAGCATTGCGTTTTATGACGTACGATAAAGCCAAGCTCATCGGAATTTTATGTGGTATTGTTATTTCTATTTTCCTGATTGGCGCACAACTGGGTATACTGAATAATATCCTTGATATGAGCCTGGGTATCGTAAAGGGTAACAAAGAATATATTTATGCCGTTGATAAAAAAAGTACCTCCTCGACCTCGCTCCTGAATGTAGACAAGCGGGTGGGCAATGAACTGCAATCGATTCCCGGCGTAGACAAAGTTTACCCGGTGATTGTAGCGGGAGGCACTACCAAATCCAAATCCGGCGGTTCGGCAATGGCACAGATCATTGGCGTTCAGTATCCTGAGATGGCAGGCGCTCCCGCCTTTTATACACCTGAAACAGTTTTAAGCAATCTGCAAAATGAGGGAGCCGTAATTATCGATGCGGGTGATGTGGAAAATATGGAAGGCATTAAAACAGGCGAACATTTCTCGATCAACGACAAGCGGGTTTTCGTGAGCGGAATGTCTGTGAATAATGCAGGATTAGGACAATACAATATCATCACCACTGTTGAACGGGCAAGGCTACTTAGCGGTTTTAGCAACAATAGTGTGAGCGCCTTTCTAATTAAAAGCACCTTTACAGACAGTACCAGGATCAGAGCAGTCGTGAACGAAATCAACAAAGCTATACCCTCGGTAAAAGCTTACACGGGCCAGGAGTTTTCAGATGTTTCTATTGAATATGTAAAAACTGCAAGCGGCATTGTAGCTAATTTCTACCTGATGATTGGCTTCTCACTGCTTACCGGAATTATCATTGTCGGTTTAACAATGTTCTCTTCTGTAAACGACCATATCCGCGACTATGGCACCATCAAAGCGATTGGCGGAAGTAACTTCCTTATTGCAAAGCTCATCATCAGGCAGGCCATGATTTATGCTGCGATGGGATTTTTAACCTCTTTGGGTTTGCTTTACGGATTGCAGGCCGCAATGGCAGCAGTGAACCAGGTTATTGTTTATTCGCCATCGTTGCTGGTTGGGCTGTTTCTCGTAACGCTTGCCATCAGCCTGATCGGGAATATTTTTTCGATGCGAAAGATATTCAAACTGGAGCCGGTACAGATTTTCAGAATGTAA
- a CDS encoding DUF2071 domain-containing protein, which yields MMLLPVMHGYIDRRILVNFTTEPEIVSHLLPSIFRPKLYKDRAIVGICLIRFKHLKPKGFPDFLGISSENGAHRIAVEWEEGGMTKQGVYIPRRDTAQRFNAIAGGRLFPGKHYLAKFNVAEGSGNYHIDFTSSDNTSISIDCQTTNNFPVNSIFGTLENASAFFETGSIGYSPNGEKHEGLELQTYKWQVKSLEVSKVHSSFYENETIFPKGSIQFDNALLMTHIEHEWKQVKDKAV from the coding sequence ATGATGCTACTACCTGTTATGCATGGGTATATTGACCGGCGTATCCTTGTTAATTTTACAACGGAGCCGGAAATTGTAAGTCACTTATTGCCATCTATTTTCCGCCCAAAACTGTATAAGGACAGGGCAATCGTTGGCATCTGTCTTATACGTTTCAAGCATCTCAAGCCAAAAGGCTTTCCGGACTTCCTGGGTATATCTTCCGAAAATGGCGCGCACCGCATAGCAGTGGAATGGGAAGAAGGCGGCATGACAAAACAAGGCGTATATATCCCGCGCCGTGATACTGCACAAAGATTTAATGCGATAGCAGGCGGCAGGCTCTTTCCCGGCAAACATTATCTTGCAAAATTCAATGTAGCAGAAGGAAGCGGCAATTATCATATTGATTTTACCAGTTCAGACAATACAAGTATATCGATAGACTGCCAGACAACAAACAACTTTCCTGTCAATTCAATTTTCGGAACACTGGAAAATGCTTCTGCCTTTTTTGAAACCGGATCGATTGGCTACTCTCCTAACGGCGAAAAACATGAAGGTCTCGAACTTCAAACGTATAAATGGCAGGTAAAATCGCTGGAAGTATCCAAGGTTCACTCCAGCTTTTATGAAAATGAAACTATCTTCCCCAAAGGCAGCATACAATTCGATAACGCTCTTTTAATGACGCATATAGAGCACGAATGGAAACAAGTGAAAGATAAAGCAGTTTAA
- a CDS encoding DHA2 family efflux MFS transporter permease subunit, producing the protein MKENIRLWSILAVVMVADMLDMLDATITNIAAPMIAKTLGGGQELMQWLGAGYALTMGVLLVVGGRLGDKYGQRKLFLIGMAGFTLASLACGIAVSPEMIIIARLVQGALGALLIPQGMAIMAAHFPREMMTKAFSVFGPVLSIATICGPILAGLLIRADIFHSGWRSIFLINIVIGTLGFIAAYKILPKDTGNKTVTIDGTGSVLLGGMMLSLLYGIIEGSANNWQTRSILIIISGIVLLLLFIWRQMKASNPIIQPTLFKNRGFSAGLFLGFFFFGIVAGLAYLISLFLQLGLGATPFDASMEMVPLSIGIIASSLITPPLIKKTGRNIIGIGLTIILTGLGIMFYQLTLAVNNPWAFAPAIFLMGSGMGFCFGTLFDFTIGDIDPEEAGSASGSLSAVQQLSSSIGAAVITSVFFIVQRSAAINAAMGYSFMAIAAAIILCIALVRLLPVKAGNASH; encoded by the coding sequence ATGAAAGAAAATATTCGACTATGGAGCATTTTAGCCGTGGTAATGGTTGCCGATATGCTTGATATGCTGGACGCTACTATTACCAATATCGCTGCTCCTATGATAGCCAAAACACTTGGTGGCGGCCAGGAACTGATGCAATGGCTGGGCGCAGGTTATGCATTGACAATGGGCGTATTGTTGGTGGTAGGCGGCAGGTTGGGTGATAAATATGGCCAGCGAAAATTATTCCTAATTGGCATGGCGGGTTTTACGCTGGCTTCACTTGCTTGCGGGATAGCGGTATCGCCCGAAATGATCATCATTGCCAGATTGGTTCAGGGCGCTCTTGGTGCCTTACTTATTCCCCAGGGAATGGCTATTATGGCCGCGCATTTTCCAAGGGAGATGATGACCAAAGCGTTTTCTGTTTTTGGTCCCGTTTTGAGCATCGCAACTATTTGCGGGCCTATTCTCGCCGGGTTGCTTATTCGTGCCGATATCTTTCACAGTGGCTGGCGCTCTATCTTTCTCATCAATATTGTGATTGGCACATTGGGCTTTATAGCGGCGTATAAAATTCTTCCGAAGGACACCGGCAATAAAACGGTCACTATTGACGGTACTGGTTCGGTTTTATTAGGCGGAATGATGCTTTCTTTACTTTATGGCATCATCGAAGGCTCTGCTAACAACTGGCAAACAAGGTCTATCTTAATTATCATATCAGGCATAGTGCTGTTGCTACTTTTTATCTGGAGACAGATGAAAGCAAGCAACCCCATCATCCAACCAACGCTGTTCAAGAACAGGGGATTTTCTGCCGGACTATTTCTCGGATTTTTCTTCTTTGGCATAGTAGCTGGTCTTGCATACCTCATTTCGCTTTTCCTGCAATTGGGCTTAGGTGCTACGCCATTTGATGCATCAATGGAAATGGTTCCGCTATCAATTGGCATCATCGCTTCCTCTCTCATAACACCACCACTCATCAAAAAAACAGGACGAAATATTATTGGCATTGGCCTAACCATTATTCTAACCGGGCTCGGTATTATGTTTTATCAATTGACCCTTGCTGTCAACAATCCGTGGGCATTTGCTCCCGCGATCTTTTTAATGGGCAGCGGAATGGGGTTCTGCTTCGGGACACTGTTCGATTTTACCATTGGCGATATCGACCCCGAAGAAGCAGGCAGCGCCAGCGGTTCACTGAGTGCAGTACAGCAGCTTTCCAGCAGTATTGGCGCCGCTGTCATTACCTCTGTTTTCTTTATTGTACAACGGTCGGCTGCAATTAATGCTGCGATGGGTTACAGTTTCATGGCCATTGCGGCTGCTATTATTTTATGCATTGCATTGGTGCGTTTGCTACCAGTTAAGGCAGGGAATGCATCGCATTAA
- a CDS encoding helix-turn-helix domain-containing protein, with translation MKIELTSKDGIGMLAAFAQKVGSTVENGRVEVPEKFGWGYIQGFNFDERLRMMIRNYELYQDFAISRRNQPANMLIFNFQHIINTSKTPAGKKLAPSVQITTQGLNAEIFIPKNTVLNSIALVIDAGYLRELIGARIDHPLVNTILENKQPLLFEEFVVAPLLKVVDNIVTANVPILLQDFYYKLKTQELICQLLIALVNRDGKKLYGLNIADIKMLYQVKERLLQNLEEAPCIAELSRFSGMSETKLKRLFNQVFGKSIFQYFQNFRMQEAARLLKEERLSVSEVGYQLGFSNLGHFAKVFEEVMGVKPKQYSKLTNN, from the coding sequence ATGAAAATTGAGCTTACATCAAAAGATGGAATAGGGATGCTGGCAGCATTTGCCCAGAAAGTAGGCAGTACTGTTGAAAATGGAAGAGTGGAAGTGCCGGAAAAGTTTGGGTGGGGTTATATACAAGGCTTTAATTTCGATGAACGATTGCGAATGATGATACGGAACTACGAGTTGTACCAGGACTTTGCGATCAGTCGTAGAAATCAGCCAGCCAATATGCTGATATTTAACTTTCAGCATATTATCAATACATCTAAAACACCTGCCGGTAAAAAATTAGCACCATCGGTACAAATTACCACCCAGGGATTAAATGCAGAAATCTTTATACCCAAAAACACCGTTCTGAATTCTATTGCATTGGTAATTGACGCCGGGTACCTGCGCGAATTGATTGGAGCACGCATTGATCATCCTTTGGTGAACACCATTTTAGAAAATAAGCAACCATTGTTGTTCGAGGAGTTTGTAGTTGCGCCGCTTTTGAAAGTCGTCGACAATATTGTGACTGCTAACGTGCCAATACTGCTTCAGGATTTTTATTACAAACTAAAAACGCAGGAACTCATTTGCCAATTACTGATTGCCCTCGTCAACAGGGATGGAAAGAAATTGTACGGTTTGAATATTGCAGATATCAAAATGTTGTATCAGGTAAAAGAGCGTTTATTACAAAACCTGGAAGAAGCGCCTTGCATTGCAGAGCTATCGAGGTTTTCCGGTATGAGTGAAACAAAATTGAAGAGATTATTCAACCAGGTCTTTGGTAAGAGCATATTTCAGTATTTCCAGAATTTCAGGATGCAGGAAGCTGCCCGTTTGTTGAAAGAAGAAAGGTTATCTGTTTCGGAAGTCGGTTATCAGCTTGGTTTTTCCAACCTCGGCCATTTTGCCAAAGTTTTTGAAGAGGTAATGGGCGTTAAGCCGAAACAATATAGCAAGTTGACCAATAATTAA
- a CDS encoding HlyD family secretion protein, giving the protein MKTKITISLSVIVMMALISCSGENKKDDTVSKNNTTSKKAVIDMVVGIARIEPEKGLLNIYANASGRISKIIASENQSVSKGSDLALLDNQTDNALLSIEQSKAPAQEAAILSAQQNAKALLSDLEKAQRDVALNEQLFNSKAITEQALNDSKSKVIRLQYDYQKLMADIVQQQRKVQEIDASIKYRKAILSDRQIRSAFPGTVLQWDVHEGDYVTPGQKLGQFAPDGPLIAVTEVDELFSDKVAKGMKAEIFSQMNGQKLGTGTVIYIAGFLKKKSLFSDENTVEDRRVREVKVLLDIDARVTINNKMDCKIYLK; this is encoded by the coding sequence ATGAAAACTAAAATAACGATATCCCTTTCTGTGATAGTGATGATGGCATTGATTTCCTGTTCAGGGGAAAACAAAAAAGATGACACTGTAAGTAAAAATAATACTACTTCTAAAAAAGCGGTCATCGATATGGTGGTTGGTATCGCCAGGATTGAGCCCGAAAAAGGCTTATTGAATATTTACGCCAACGCCAGTGGGCGCATTTCTAAAATTATCGCTTCTGAAAACCAGTCCGTAAGTAAAGGAAGCGACCTGGCTTTGCTGGATAACCAGACGGATAACGCTCTACTTTCCATTGAACAAAGCAAAGCCCCGGCGCAAGAGGCGGCAATTCTGTCTGCGCAGCAAAATGCGAAAGCACTGCTTAGCGACCTTGAAAAGGCACAAAGAGATGTAGCGTTAAATGAACAGTTATTCAACAGTAAAGCGATCACTGAACAGGCTCTTAACGACAGTAAATCTAAAGTAATCCGGCTTCAATACGATTATCAGAAACTGATGGCGGACATCGTACAGCAGCAGCGTAAAGTGCAGGAAATTGATGCCAGTATAAAATACAGGAAAGCCATTTTATCAGACAGGCAAATCAGATCTGCTTTTCCCGGAACGGTACTGCAATGGGATGTACACGAAGGCGATTATGTAACACCGGGTCAAAAGCTAGGGCAGTTTGCGCCCGATGGTCCGCTGATAGCGGTAACAGAAGTCGATGAACTTTTTTCAGATAAAGTAGCAAAAGGAATGAAGGCCGAAATATTCTCCCAAATGAACGGGCAAAAACTGGGAACCGGAACGGTGATTTACATCGCCGGGTTTCTGAAGAAAAAATCACTCTTTTCCGATGAAAATACGGTAGAAGACAGACGTGTGCGGGAAGTGAAAGTACTGCTCGATATCGACGCCAGGGTTACCATCAATAATAAAATGGATTGCAAAATCTACCTCAAGTAA
- a CDS encoding ribosomal maturation YjgA family protein, whose product MNKIFRFNIRYFLLAILLLAIEIYIGACLHDDFIRPYVGDYLVVMLLYCMLMSIVTLPVLPAAIGVLLFSYLIEGLQYWGMADKLGFTEPGIMRTILGSYFTWTDIWAYTLGVATIITLEYLFRKKRSHDAVTHSI is encoded by the coding sequence ATGAACAAGATATTTCGTTTTAACATCCGTTACTTTCTTCTGGCCATCCTCCTGCTGGCCATAGAGATCTATATAGGCGCCTGTTTACATGACGACTTCATCAGACCCTATGTTGGCGATTATCTTGTCGTTATGCTGCTGTATTGTATGCTCATGAGCATTGTAACACTTCCTGTATTGCCTGCTGCCATCGGCGTCCTCCTGTTCTCCTACCTCATCGAGGGACTTCAGTACTGGGGCATGGCCGATAAACTGGGATTCACGGAACCGGGTATCATGCGAACCATACTGGGCAGCTATTTCACCTGGACCGACATCTGGGCCTACACTCTCGGTGTAGCTACCATCATAACACTTGAATATCTATTTCGTAAAAAACGCAGCCATGATGCAGTCACCCACTCTATATAA
- a CDS encoding TolC family protein: MKQRIFILIGMLLAIASHSQTLPPKQLSLAQAMQTAIEKRYDIQANKLDVDIAVNKIGKAKNEWLPTIKADGEVRYNAQLQTMILDGFNNNGGKERIEVGTTNFTTLSMDLSQNIYKPGLKADIHIAEVEKKAEQEKATEKENTIRMQVAEAYLNVLLKQQQLLLIKENTQRYKEYLDVASERKRLGTILETDLLKAQTDLENAKLTEKESAQNYELSMNALRHQMNMKDDIPLALTDSLAILISTHQQAEYPTSMQERPELKQLVFLKEANDLKIKKESYKWTPTLSLTGNYTTLYQAADFKYTASLWTPYNYIGVKASLPITELLRTNTNKKEFQLKASQLDMQYKQKQQDLNYEVSRNQTELWNAADNIQLAEKSLALSRTLHQNQLNNYKHGTVTYSSILDAAATINTAEQNYIKAVYNYLLAYYNFKKLSGFEVSNHH; this comes from the coding sequence ATGAAACAAAGAATTTTTATACTAATCGGAATGCTGCTGGCAATAGCCTCACATTCACAAACCTTGCCGCCAAAGCAATTGTCGCTGGCACAGGCAATGCAGACAGCCATTGAAAAGCGCTACGATATCCAGGCAAATAAACTGGACGTAGACATTGCTGTCAATAAAATTGGCAAAGCCAAAAACGAATGGCTGCCTACCATTAAAGCAGATGGAGAAGTACGCTACAATGCCCAATTGCAAACGATGATACTGGACGGTTTTAATAATAATGGCGGTAAAGAAAGGATTGAAGTAGGTACCACCAATTTTACTACACTCAGTATGGACCTTTCGCAAAATATCTACAAACCGGGGTTAAAAGCGGATATCCATATCGCCGAAGTTGAAAAAAAAGCGGAGCAGGAAAAGGCCACCGAAAAGGAAAACACCATAAGGATGCAAGTTGCAGAAGCTTATCTGAATGTGCTACTGAAACAGCAACAACTGTTATTGATTAAAGAAAATACGCAGCGTTACAAGGAATATCTTGATGTCGCTTCAGAAAGAAAACGCCTGGGAACCATCCTGGAAACTGATCTGTTAAAAGCGCAAACCGACCTTGAAAACGCGAAGCTGACGGAAAAAGAAAGCGCCCAGAATTATGAGTTATCGATGAATGCACTGAGGCACCAGATGAATATGAAAGATGATATCCCATTGGCATTGACAGACTCGCTAGCAATTTTAATAAGTACGCATCAACAAGCCGAATACCCAACTAGTATGCAGGAACGGCCAGAATTAAAACAACTTGTATTCTTAAAAGAAGCGAACGACCTTAAAATAAAAAAAGAAAGTTATAAATGGACACCCACCCTATCGTTAACCGGCAATTATACTACGCTTTACCAGGCGGCAGATTTTAAATATACAGCCTCACTGTGGACACCTTATAATTACATTGGAGTAAAAGCCAGTTTGCCTATTACCGAATTATTAAGAACAAACACTAATAAAAAAGAGTTTCAGCTCAAAGCCTCGCAGCTTGACATGCAGTATAAGCAGAAACAGCAGGATTTGAACTACGAGGTATCCAGAAACCAAACCGAGTTATGGAATGCTGCCGATAATATTCAGTTAGCAGAAAAGAGTTTAGCATTGTCACGCACCTTGCACCAAAACCAGTTAAACAACTACAAGCATGGAACGGTTACGTACAGCTCCATTCTCGATGCAGCAGCCACTATCAATACGGCTGAGCAGAACTATATAAAAGCTGTTTACAATTATCTCCTGGCTTATTATAATTTCAAAAAGCTAAGTGGATTTGAGGTTTCAAATCACCATTAA
- a CDS encoding ABC transporter ATP-binding protein: MTILDNCTLQVNQGELLLIIGPSGSGKTTLLSLLGCLINPTKGILEIDGKTTNTLSAVEMAAIRLKTIGFVFQQFNLLAPLTAEGNIAFPLKMLGLQSSEIKKRTTEALSKVNMQDHRKKLPRQLSGGQQQRIAIARALVTDPKIILCDEPTASLDKDSIYIVMEELKQLAKSGKAVAVVTHDPRLASYADRAIEINNGKISVVQAASTMGH, translated from the coding sequence ATGACCATCCTGGACAACTGCACTCTCCAGGTTAACCAGGGAGAACTGTTATTGATTATCGGCCCGTCCGGTTCAGGAAAAACAACATTGCTTTCTTTATTGGGTTGCCTCATCAACCCCACAAAAGGCATTTTAGAAATAGACGGCAAAACAACCAACACCTTATCTGCTGTAGAAATGGCGGCCATCCGCTTGAAGACTATTGGATTTGTTTTTCAACAATTCAATTTATTGGCGCCACTTACGGCAGAAGGCAATATTGCCTTCCCCTTAAAAATGCTGGGCTTACAATCATCCGAAATAAAGAAGCGGACAACGGAAGCCCTTTCAAAAGTCAATATGCAGGACCATCGAAAAAAGCTACCAAGGCAGTTGTCGGGTGGCCAACAACAGCGTATCGCCATTGCCAGAGCTTTGGTGACTGATCCTAAAATTATTCTTTGCGACGAGCCGACCGCGTCGTTGGACAAAGACAGCATTTACATTGTAATGGAAGAGCTGAAGCAACTTGCAAAAAGCGGTAAAGCAGTAGCGGTAGTAACACACGACCCGCGACTGGCTTCTTATGCCGACCGGGCAATTGAAATCAATAACGGTAAAATTTCGGTGGTACAGGCTGCCAGTACAATGGGGCATTAG
- a CDS encoding acyltransferase family protein, whose translation MKIPQITFTRFVAAILIVIYHYGLPIFNFKSLDFVFEKANVGVSYFYILSGFIMMIAYGRKEYIDFGYYIKQRFARIYPVYIIGLLLAISLLGNVRPAAVVLSLLSLQSWVPGYALTLNGPGWSISVEFFFYLLFPFLFNSVYARRKNARGPAFVVCFIWLVIQVLTNWFVSSSYYHGFPSAGHDLIYYFPLIHLNEFLVGNIAGLYFLRHPGGKKNDIWILVVFIATLLGLKFIPLIVHNGLMALFFVPFIVLVAKNNGWFKRFFSFRFLQYLGDVSFGIYIYQWPVFLLVKRLVKYFSFQKMGKVTGFFVYIVFLIAIAVLSYELIEKPVKKYVSKRRGSGSDVLKS comes from the coding sequence ATGAAAATTCCTCAAATCACTTTTACCCGCTTTGTTGCAGCTATTTTAATTGTTATATATCATTACGGGCTTCCCATTTTTAATTTCAAGTCCTTGGACTTTGTTTTTGAGAAAGCAAATGTAGGGGTAAGCTATTTCTATATTCTTTCAGGCTTTATTATGATGATCGCTTATGGAAGAAAAGAATATATTGATTTTGGGTATTATATAAAGCAGCGGTTTGCACGCATATACCCGGTTTATATCATCGGGTTATTGCTTGCTATTTCGTTGTTGGGAAATGTCCGGCCGGCGGCTGTCGTACTTAGCCTGCTATCATTGCAGAGCTGGGTGCCGGGGTACGCATTAACTTTAAACGGGCCCGGATGGTCTATTTCTGTTGAATTCTTTTTCTACTTATTATTTCCTTTTCTTTTTAATAGCGTTTATGCCAGGAGAAAAAATGCTAGAGGGCCCGCATTCGTTGTATGCTTTATCTGGCTGGTGATCCAGGTGCTCACTAATTGGTTTGTCTCTTCTTCTTATTATCATGGATTTCCTTCGGCTGGCCATGATCTGATCTATTATTTCCCCCTTATCCATTTAAACGAATTCCTTGTTGGTAACATAGCAGGCCTTTATTTCTTACGTCATCCCGGAGGTAAGAAAAATGATATATGGATACTGGTAGTTTTTATTGCCACCTTGCTGGGACTGAAGTTTATTCCTTTGATAGTGCATAATGGATTGATGGCATTGTTTTTTGTGCCTTTCATAGTATTGGTTGCAAAGAATAACGGTTGGTTTAAGCGCTTTTTCTCTTTTCGCTTTTTACAGTACCTGGGTGATGTTAGCTTCGGTATTTATATTTACCAGTGGCCTGTTTTTCTGCTGGTGAAAAGGCTCGTAAAATACTTTTCGTTTCAGAAGATGGGTAAGGTTACTGGCTTTTTTGTATATATAGTCTTCCTTATCGCTATTGCGGTACTGAGCTATGAATTAATTGAAAAGCCCGTGAAGAAATATGTGAGTAAAAGGCGGGGTTCGGGAAGCGATGTATTGAAGTCCTGA